The nucleotide sequence TTACCCATTTTAATCACTTATTCATAAAGTGAATTCCATAACTTTGTAGAAAAACGAAGCTTATTGATTCTATGTTGAGGTTACTCATAAGCATACCAAAGGCATAGATAATGTATTAAAATATAGAAATGTGGTAGGAAGTAATACTAGGGTATGTATTTATCCAAAGGATGTACAACGTATTACAGGTAAAACATATAGACAGGCAAGATTGTATTTAATTAAGGTAAAAAACAGCCTCAATAAAGAGCCTCATCAATTAATTTCAATAGAAGAGTTTTGTGACTTTTCAGGACTACAAATTGAACACGTTTTACGTTGTATTATCGGATAGCATTTGATGCTTCTATGAAGCTTTAAACTGTTCCCTATTCATTAAAAACTAGTTTATTAAGTAGTTCAAAGAATAGTCTAAAGTATTGTATTATATAGGAATATTGATTATATTTACATGAAATATTTTTTAATGTTCTTTACTGGTTTTTACTAGTGACCTATTTAATGACCTATCGAAACATATAACAGCTAAAGCCTTATAAACACTAGCATAAAAAGAGGAATACAAATCCCTCTTTCTCCGCCAAAAGAAACCCGAAACGAAAGTTTCGGGTTTTTTGTTTTAAGATTGTAATTGAGAATAATTTTGTTACCTCTGTTTGGTAGCTTTTTTCAATTCATCGCCGCCGGGTATTTTCATTTTGTCGGTTAAAACGGCTATTTCATTTAAGCCAAAATTTCCAGTTAAAGACATTAAAACAGTTTCGTTATCTCGGCCACTACCTTCGATAAACATTAATAATTCTTTTATTTGAGAATCTGAAGCACCTGATTTTACAACAATTCTAATGTTTTTTCCGTTTTCGTTTACTTTCATTAGTTCTTCCAAGCCCACTGTTTTAATGTATTTATCTGCAGTAGCTTTCATATCTGAAGCAGCTTTGGAATTTGTAGTTGTAAATACTTTCAGATGGTCTAGTTTTTTGATTAAAGTCATATATTGTTGCATCTCTTTGTCGGAGGCATCTACTTTTACCTTACTCATCAATTCAAACATTTTTTTATTTACGACAACTGCTGTAATGCCATCTTGGTCACTGAATTTATCTAATATGTTTTGAGCAAACAAAGTCGGTGCAACTGCTATCAGTAAGAATAGCACGATGTATTTTTTCATAGTTTTTTATTTTTCTTTAAATATTTTGTTTTTTGCAAGTTCGTATTCTTGAATCTGTATTACACTTTTCATGCCACGATTCAATTGAATAGAAACTGAAGTTAATGTTTTTTGTGTGTACAGGAGTGCTATTTCAGGATTTTCAAAACTTCCTAATTCTGTTTTTTTGCTCTTAAGGTTAAAAATAGTTGTTATGATGATACCCACAAATATTAATAAAACGATACATTTTGCTATTGTTAAATTCATGGTAGTAATCAATTATTTAAGTTCGTAAAGCAATTAATTAAAACTAAAGATAGTATTTTTACGTTAATTAGTTATAAAAACAATATTATGAAGATCAGATTATCGATTTTATTTTTCTTTTTAGTTGCAGGCTT is from Flavobacterium sp. NG2 and encodes:
- a CDS encoding DUF4252 domain-containing protein, whose amino-acid sequence is MKKYIVLFLLIAVAPTLFAQNILDKFSDQDGITAVVVNKKMFELMSKVKVDASDKEMQQYMTLIKKLDHLKVFTTTNSKAASDMKATADKYIKTVGLEELMKVNENGKNIRIVVKSGASDSQIKELLMFIEGSGRDNETVLMSLTGNFGLNEIAVLTDKMKIPGGDELKKATKQR